In Kogia breviceps isolate mKogBre1 chromosome 7, mKogBre1 haplotype 1, whole genome shotgun sequence, a single window of DNA contains:
- the CFAP68 gene encoding cilia- and flagella-associated protein 68: protein MERQSKVFCHSTIKSSNNTSSSTSNYSASGKRAFLTSFLTNPHCGSLINADGHAEVWTDWNDMSKFFQYGWRCTTNEDAYSNRTLMGNWNQERYDVKSIVQPKPFPSQFGHCFETTYDTSYNNKIPLSTHRFKREPHWFPGHQPELVPPPYKCTEKSTYMSSYSEPQIEHHTVCVWNPNNCQFQRP, encoded by the exons ATGGAACGGCAGAGTAAGGTTTTCTGTCACTCTACTATAAAATCTTCAAACAACACAAGCTCCTCAACTTCAAATTACTCAGCTTCAGGGAAG AGAGCATTCCTCACCTCTTTCCTTACAAACCCGCACTGTGGCAGCCTCATTAATGCAGATGGCCATGCTGAAGTGTGGACAGATTGGAATGATATGTCCAAGTTTTTCCAGTATGGATGGAGATGCACCACTAATGAAGATGCCTATTCAAACCGTACCCTCATGGGCAACTGGAACCAGGAAAGATATGATGTAAAGAGTATCGTGCAGCCCAAACCCTTCCCTTCCCAG TTTGGACACTGTTTTGAAACGACATATGATACAAGCtacaacaacaaaataccactTTCAACCCATA gGTTTAAGCGAGAGCCTCACTGGTTTCCAGGACATCAACCTGAGCTGGTTCCTCCTCCATACAAATGCACAGAAAAGTCAACTTACATGAGTAGCTATTCAGAGCCTCAAATTGAGCatcacactgtgtgtgtgtggaatcCGAATAACTGCCAATTTCAGAGGCCATGA
- the CRYAB gene encoding alpha-crystallin B chain, producing MDIAIHHPWIRRPFFPFHSPSRLFDQFFGEHLLESDLFPASTSLSPFYLRLPSFLRAPSWIDTGLSEMRLEKDRFSVNLDVKHFSPEELKVKVVGDVIEVHGKHEERQDEHGFISREFHRKYRIPADVDPLTITSSLSSDGVLTVNGPRKQVSGPERTIPITREEKPAVTAAPKK from the exons ATGGACATCGCCATCCACCACCCCTGGATCCGCCgccccttctttccttttcactctcCCAGCCGCCTCTTCGACCAGTTCTTTGGCGAACACCTGTTGGAGTCTGACCTCTTCCCAGCTTCTACTTCCCTGAGCCCCTTCTACCTTCGGCTGCCTTCCTTTCTGCGGGCACCCAGCTGGATTGACACTGGGCTCTCAGAG ATGCGGCTGGAGAAGGACAGATTCTCCGTCAACCTGGATGTGAAGCACTTCTCCCCAGAGGAACTCAAGGTCAAGGTGGTGGGAGATGTGATTGAGGTGCATGGCAAACATGAAGAGCGCCAG GATGAACATGGCTTCATCTCCCGGGAGTTCCACCGGAAATACCGGATCCCAGCTGATGTGGACCCTCTCACCATTACTTCATCCCTGTCATCTGATGGCGTCCTCACTGTGAATGGACCAAGGAAACAGGTCTCCGGCCCTGAGCGCACCATTCCCATCACCCGTGAAGAGAAACCTGCTGTCACTGCAGCCCCCAAGAAGTAG
- the HSPB2 gene encoding heat shock protein beta-2 — protein MSGRSVPHAHPATAEYEFANPSRLGEQRFGEGLLPEEILTPTLYHGYYVRPRAAQAGEGSRAGASELRLSEGKFQAFLDVSHFTPDEVTVRTVDNLLEVSARHPQRLDRHGFVSREFCRTYVLPADVDPWRVRAALSHDGILNLEAPRGGRHLDTEVNEVYISLLPAPPDPEEEEAASVEP, from the exons ATGTCGGGCCGCTCGGTGCCACATGCCCACCCGGCCACCGCCGAGTACGAGTTTGCCAACCCGAGCCGCCTGGGCGAGCAGCGCTTCGGGGAAG GCCTCCTGCCAGAAGAGATCCTGACCCCCACCCTCTACCATGGCTACTATGTCCGGCCCCGGGCCGCCCAAGCTGGGGAGGGCAGCAGGGCAGGGGCCTCTGAGCTTCGGCTCAGTGAGGGCAAGTTCCAGGCGTTTCTGGATGTGAGCCACTTTACCCCTGATGAGGTAACCGTGAGGACTGTGGACAACCTACTGGAGGTGTCTGCCCGGCACCCCCAGCGCCTGGACCGCCATGGCTTCGTGTCCAGAGAGTTCTGCCGAACCTACGTACTGCCTGCTGATGTTGACCCCTGGCGGGTCCGCGCTGCTCTCTCCCATGATGGCATCCTCAACCTGGAGGCACCTCGGGGCGGCCGACATTTGGACACAGAGGTCAATGAGGTCTACATCTCCCTGCTCCCTGCACCTCCTGAtccagaggaagaggaggcagcCAGTGTTGAGCCCTGA
- the C7H11orf52 gene encoding uncharacterized protein C11orf52 homolog isoform X1: protein MGNRLCCGESWSCPSTFQRKKKMGSQARWTLKQQQQQQNGTKGHDPTGRTYEQVLKQPVSQERSQGLRSEESSLHYADIQVCSLTQTRSAQEAPDAQAQRPWLTGPAAPRHVGSSRTGARTRVPCIGRWTLNHCATTEGPVGVNLIASLLHTLNAKAEEEEVLWKAFRALVHSF from the exons ATGGGAAACCGGCTCTGCTGCGGGGAAAGCTG GAGCTGCCCATCAACtttccagaggaaaaagaaaatgg GGAGCCAAGCAAGATGGACattaaagcagcagcagcagcaacagaatGGCACAAAG GGCCATGACCCAACAGGACGTACGTATGAGCAGGTGTTAAAGCAGCCTGTGTCTCAGGAGAGGAGTCAAGGCCTCAGGTCGGAGGAGAGCAGCTTACACTATGCAGACATTCAAGTGTGCAGCCTAACCCAGACACGCTCTGCCCAGGAG gctccggacgcgcaggctcagcggccatggctcacgggcccagccgctccgcggcatgtgggatcttcccggaccggggcacgaacccgcgtcccctgcatcggcaggtggactctcaaccactgcgccaccacggaaggcCCTGTTGGAGTTAATTTGATTGCATCCCTTCTACACACCTTAAACGCCAAAGCTGAAGAAGAAGAGGTGCTCTGGAAAGCATTCAGAGCTCTTGTACACAGCTTCTAG
- the C7H11orf52 gene encoding uncharacterized protein C11orf52 homolog isoform X2 — protein sequence MGNRLCCGESWSCPSTFQRKKKMGSQARWTLKQQQQQQNGTKGHDPTGRTYEQVLKQPVSQERSQGLRSEESSLHYADIQVCSLTQTRSAQEVKHLQLENATEYATLYFPQSTPRYDSKNGTLV from the exons ATGGGAAACCGGCTCTGCTGCGGGGAAAGCTG GAGCTGCCCATCAACtttccagaggaaaaagaaaatgg GGAGCCAAGCAAGATGGACattaaagcagcagcagcagcaacagaatGGCACAAAG GGCCATGACCCAACAGGACGTACGTATGAGCAGGTGTTAAAGCAGCCTGTGTCTCAGGAGAGGAGTCAAGGCCTCAGGTCGGAGGAGAGCAGCTTACACTATGCAGACATTCAAGTGTGCAGCCTAACCCAGACACGCTCTGCCCAGGAGGTGAAGCACCTACAGCTAGAAAATGCTACAGAGTATGCGACCCTTTACTTCCCCCAGTCCACACCCCGCTATGACAGCAAGAACGGGACCCTAGTATGA